The genomic DNA TATGCATTCAATATCCCGATCCCGATAAGCCAGGCCGGGGTGGGGGCCAACGCCTTTGCGCATGAATCAGGCATCCACGCTGACGGCGCCCTTAAGGACAGGCGCAACTATGAGCTTTATGATCCTGAGGACGTCGGCAGGGGAGAGCCCGAACTTTCCCAGACAGGCAGAATTATAACAACCGGTGAATACGGCGGGCTCAAGGGCTTCATGCATGTTTATGATCAGCTTGGGATACATTTCCAGAATGACAAAGAGGCAAGACGTATCCTCGAACTCGTGCAGTACGCCAACCTGCATACACAGAAGCCTCTCACTGATGATGAACTGAAGTTCATTGCTGAACATCCCGAGATAGCGGTTAAGATACTGACGGTCACGCCGCAATTTTAAAATTAGTGTCAGTGTCAGTGAGTCGTGTCAGTTCATTCTTGCTGACACTACTCACTGACACTTTGCATTTTAATAAAAATTTAACAGGAGGAATTAGTTAGATGTATAGAATAACTCTCATCCCCGGCGACGGCACAGGGCCGGAGATAACAGAAGCTGTAAGAAGGGTACTTGAAGCCACGGGTGTTTCATTTGAATGGGACATCCAGAATGCCGGTGAGGACGTGTATCACCAGGAAGGGAACCCGCTGCCGGACAGGGTCATTGAATCCATCAAGAGGAGCAAGGTCGCGCTTAAAGGCCCGATAACCACGCCGGTAGGAACAGGATTCAGGAGCGTGAATGTCACGTTAAGGCAGGCTATGGACCTTTACAGTTGCCTCAGGCCGTGCAAATCATATCAGGGAGCAAGGACCAGATACGAAAACATCGACCTTGTCATCGTAAGAGAAAACACCGAAGACCTTTACGCAGGCATCGAGTATCAGAAAGGTTCCGAAGGCGCAAAGGCGATCATTGACCTCGTTAAAAAATTTTCCAGCAAGGACATTCGCCCTGATTCAGGCATAAGCATAAAGCCGATCTCCGTCTTCGGCACTGAGCGCATTGTCCGTTTCGCTTTCGAGTACGCAAGGAAAAACAAGAGGCGCAAAGTGACCTCGGTGCACAAGGCAAATATAATGAAACACTCAGACGGACTGTTCCTTGAAGTCTCAAGAGAGGTTGCCAAAAAATACCCTGACATTGAATTTGAAGACAAAATCATCGATAATATGTGTATGCAGCTTGTGCAAAAACCTGAACTCTACGATGTGCTGGTGCTGCCGAACCTTTATGGCGACATTATTTCAGACCTCGCCGCTGGACTGATCGGAGGGCTCGGGCTCGCTCCCGGCGCGAACCTCGGCAGTGAATATGCCGTTTTCGAGGCGACCCACGGAAGCGCTCCGAAATACAAGGGGCTCAACAAGGTAAATCCCCTTGCAATGATGCTCAGCGGAGTAATGATGCTGAGACACCTTGGAGAAACAGCTGCAGCGGAGAAACTCGACAGCGCCATTGCTTCAGTAATAAAAGAGGGGAAACACGTTACTTATGACATGAAACCTGCCCCTGACGACCCGACTGCTGCGACGACATCAGGTGTCGCCGACGCTATCATCTCAAAAATCACAAAATAAAAAATGGACCCTGAGACGCTCAGTTTTATACTTATAATAATTTGTCTGCTTTTCATTGCCTTACTGTCCAGCTCGGAAGTGGCTTTTATTTCCGTCAACAGGATCAGGCTGCGTCATCTCATTGAAAAAGGAAGCAGTAATGCCGCGATCGTCCAGAAAATCCGCGACCAGCATGACCGCCTTTTCAGCGCCGTAATTCTTTCAGGGAATTTATTCACTGTTCTCGCCACCTCTATAGGCACGGCATTGGCCATAGATTATCTGGGAGAAGATAAGGGCATAATTATAGCGACCGTTGTAATGACCGTTCTGACTGTTGTCTTCGGCGAGCTTACGCCGAAAACCTTTGCCGTTACCTACGCAGAAGGGATCTCCCTCGCGCTTGCAAGGCCCATGGAGATATTCATAAAATTCATCTCGCCTTTTGTGTGGGTCTTCAACAAAATGTCAAACGGGATTATCCGCATGTTCGGAGGCGAGATAAAACCAGCCCCGCAGTTCCTGACGGAAGAAGAGATGAAGTCAATGATAAAACTCGGTGAAGAGGAAGGGGCACTTGAAAAAGAAGAAAAAGAGATGCTGCATAATGTTTTTGCATTCGGAGACAAAAAGGTCACCGAGGCCATGGTCCCGAGGACCGAGGTAGTGGCAGTCCCTGAAGACGCCATCGTAGCTGACGTCCTTTCACTTGTATCGGATGAAGGCTATTCCCGTTATCCCGTTATCATGGAAAACGTGGACAACATTATCGGCGTGTTGTACGTCAAAGACATTTTAAGGAAAATGTCCAGGGAGGAAGTTTCCCCGAATTCCCCGATAAAGAGCTTTATCCGGGACGCATATTATATACCTGAAAGCAAAATGGTCACGTCGCTCCTTGACGAGATGCAGAAGAACAAATTCCAGATCGCCATTGTCCTTGATGAACACGGGGGCACGGCAGGACTGATAACGCTCGAAGACATCATGGAAGAGATCGTGGGCGGGCTCCAGGACGAATTTGAGGCCATAGAGGCGGAGAAGGAAGTTGAGATAGTTGACGAGAGGACCTTTGTGGTATCAGGGTCGACAGGCATAGATGAGATCAACGAGCTTGTCGGCATTGAGCTTGACAGCCAGGAGTATCATACCATCGGCGGTTTATTGTTCGGCCTGTTCGGGCGTCTGCCTAAGATCGGCGAGCAGCTCCGGTATCACGGCCTCAGGTTCCTTATTCTTGAGATGGACGGCAAGAAGATTGAGAAAGTAAAGATAACCAAGCTTTAAATCCGGTCAATAGTTCAAATGACAAGCCAGGCAGATCGCATTTTTCGAGTTATCTACACGCGCTAATTTCGGCAGCTTCGATTTCCCGTGCGGGTCGTGGCATGTTGCGCATTCAGCAACCGCGGTCTCAGGGGTTTCACCGAAGAGGGGAACTTTCCCCTTATCCCCTGAGACATAAAAAAACTTTCCTTCACGAACAATATTGTGATTTATTTTTTTCCGGTCAAAATTCAGAGGTGAGAATTTAATCGGATGGTTTGCCATTTTTACAATGTCGCTTTGAAGCCTGTGAGAGGGGAGTATGGTAACGGTGTCTTTATGACAGGATTCGCAGAGACGCGACTGATCGGGAATGACAAGCGCTGCCGGCTCAAGATCGGGATTGGAGGCCAGGTGGCAAATGCTGCATTTGCTGACGTGCCAGGTGTGAACATCAATGGACCCTGCATTTTTGCTTTGGGGCTGCGGTGTTGATACTCCCTCGACGCGGGTGCTTGACAGCCTGCTGACCTGAGCTGATGAAGTGGAGGAGAAAAACAACAATAACAGGAATAACAAGCCGGGACGGAATTTACTCATTCAAAGTTCCTCCATTTGAACCTTAGACCAACCTTTGTAAAATCATATCATATTTTTTTCCGCACAGGCTATACCACTGTGCTTTGAAGTGTGAATATAAAAATATGTATTGCATTTTTATGACCTGTGTCATATCTTTTAAATTTTTTATGTCATAAAATTAAAACAAAAAGAGGTGCAAATGTTAAAAGACGGCTGTCCCGGAAGCAACGACATAAAGCAACCGAAACCTGAAGACATAAAATGTCGTCACTGCGGCAAGGAAATAGAAATATGGAGTGACGAGACCGAGGCCAGGTGCAAGCACTGCGGGAAGATGAACTTGCGCGCAATCGGCCCGACGTGTCTTGACTGGTGCGCGTTTGCAAAAGAGTGCGTAGGCGAGGCGAAGTATAAGAGACTGAAGGCAGGAATTAATTAACCGCTTTCCCTCTACGCGCCTTCTTCAGCGGATTTCTTCTTCCTGTTAAGAATTTTTGACGCCAATAACCCGGCTTCATACAATATCAGCATCGGCACTGCCATGAGAATCTGGTTGAATGCGTCCGGCGTAGGCGTTAATATGCCGGCGACGATAAATACGATCAGCACGGCATACTTCCTGTTCTTTGCAAGAAAATCCGTTGTCACAATTCCCATCCTTGTCAGGAACACTATAATAACGGGCATTTCAAAAACAGCCCCGAATGCCAGGATAAATTTCAGGCAGAAGTCTATATATTTTTCCGCTGATATCATCGGTTTGATATTCTGCGTTTTGTAATTAAGCAGGAAGTCGATTGCAAAGGGCAGGATGATACCAAAACAAAACAGTGCGCCTATCAGAAAGAGAAACGTCGTTGTGAAGATAAACGGTATGGCGTATTTTTTTTCTTTCGGCAGCAGCCCGGGGGCGATGAATTTCCAGATCTCCCAGAAAATAACAGGCGAGCTGATTATGCACGCGCTTATGAAAGCGATCTTCATGTGCATCCAGAAGGCCTCCGCTGGTGCGAGGAATACAAGATTCAGGTCCGGATTTTGTGAAGGGATGTAGGAGATATAGGGGTCCTTCAATGAAAAAGCTATGGTGCTGCGCATCGGCGCGGTCAACATCCCGAAGATAAATTCGGAGTAGTAAAAACAAATCCCGAAGGCAATGCCTACTGTTGCCAGCGTTATGACGATCCTGTTTCTTAATTCGACAAGGTGTTCTGTAAGCGGCGCTTTATCCATCTTTCCCTGGTTCTGTTTTTTCCTTTTTCTCCTCAACAGGTGCAGCGCCTGCGTTATCTACAGCCGGGTTTCCGGGTTTTTTATTTTCAACCACCTCGGTTATTTTGTTAATCTCAGGCTCAATCGATTTGTAGATGGAGTCTGCCAAATCGGTTTTTATGTCTTTTATTTCCTTTGCTACGTTCAATTCAGACTCATCTATGGAATTCTTCAGATTGTTTATAGCAGCTTTGAGCTCTCTTATCCCTTTGCCGAGCGTCCTGCCAAGCTCCGGCAGTCTCTTGGGGCCGAAGACCAGAAAGGCCACAATGAAGATCACGATCAGTTCCTGTGCTCCGAGGTCAAACATTAATTGAACAATATCAGAAAAACTCGCCGGGTGTCAATTTGCATATTTATAAAATTTTATTTGTGCGGCTTTAACCGCAACGATTGTATAATCTGAGCAATAATCTTATAATTTGTGTTATTAATTTTGGCTGGAAGATTGCCAAAAATCTAACAGCCTGTAATAATGACGGGCAAAAAGATTAACGATAAATAGAGGAGGATATATGTTTAAGGGTTCGATAGTTGCAATAGTGACGCCGTTTAAAAACGGAAAGGTTGATGAAAAAGCTCTGGGCGAGCTGATTGAATGGCACATTAAGGAAGGCACCAACGCCATTGTGCCGTGCGGGACAACAGGTGAGTCGGCCACACTCGATTATGAAGAACATTACAGGGTCATTGAGATAACCGTAAAAGCCGTCAATAAGCGGATACCTGTCATTGCAGGGACAGGCGCAAACGCAACGGATGAAACCATCATGATCACGAAGAAGGCAAAAGACCTGGGCGCTGACGGCGCGCTACTTGTATCTCCGTATTACAATAAACCCACACAGGAAGGCCTGTACCTGCATTACAAAGCCGTTGCTGAGGCAGTCGATATTCCCATGCTTCTTTATAATGTACCCGGACGCACAGCGGTGAACATGCTTCCGCAGACAGTCGCAAGGCTTGCCGGGGTGAAAAACATTGTTGGTATTAAGGAAGCCACAGGCGATATGAGACAGGCGAGCGATATTATAAGGCTTTGCGGGGACAGGTTCGACGTAATTTCGGGCGACGACTTTACAACTTTCACAATGCTGGCGCTTGGCGGAAAAGGGGTCATCTCTGTTTCAGCCAATGTCGCCCCGCGAGATGTCTCTGCGATGATAGCGGCCTGGGAGGCAGGCAATATTAATGAAGCAAGAAGGCTGCACTTCAAGCTTGAGCCTTTAAACCAGGCGATGTTTATAGAAACCAATCCTATCCCGGCAAAGACAGCCCTGAGCATGATGGGCAAGATCCAGGAGGAGTTCAGGCTGCCACTCTGTCCGATGAGCAGTGACAATAAAGAAAAACTCAGGAATGTTCTTGTAAATTACGGTGTTGTATCCAAATAGGTTTTATTTGATGAAATATTTCTTGATAAATTGGTGACTTTTCTGTTATAAAAAGTAAAAAGGAGATGCACCTGCCTTGTTTGTGAAGAAGGAGAAAAACTTGTTCCGACATTTAGATATTTTTGGGAACCGGCGTAAAGCAAGTGTTGTGCGCCCGGATAGGGATTTGCCTGATCTTGCTTTCAAGGTACCCACCTGTGTAAACAGGGATTCAAGTTTTTTTCCTACACGGCAAGGTGGGTCTCTTTATTTCGCAGTTGCGGTGGAAAATTCAGCTAACAGCTTTTGACAGTCAGGGTTTCTGGTATGGATAATTATAAAGATATCGCTAAAATTTCAAGACCTCGTAAAAATTATTTTAGATTTCTTTTGCTTTTGAAGATACATCAGCGGAATGATTTTAACGGGGCTGATAATAAGATAGATTTGAATTCTCCTGTAATTTAATCCAGTCAAAGCCTTTCTGTCCGAAGTCCTGTCTTTTTCCCCTCACTGCATTACGGAGGTTGGGGAGGAACTCCCCATACAATGGAGCTTTTAAGAACGGCAAAAAAGGCCCCACTCGCATGGAGGATGCAGCCGCAAAGTCTCGACGAATTCGTCGGCCAGGCGCATATACTCGGACAGGGGAAGCCCCTCAGGGAAGCCATCGAGAGGGACTCGATATCTTCACTGATCTTATATGGTCCGCCCGGGACCGGCAAGACCGCGCTGGCACATATCATTGCCAAAAAGACCCACGCTCATTTCATATCCCTCAACGCTGTTACATCCGGGATCGCCGACATTAAGGAGGCATTGAAAGAGGCGAGGGGCGTGGACAGGGCCATACTTTTTATAGACGAGATCCATAGGTTTAATAAAGTTCAGCAGGACGCTTTACTGCCCGATGTGGAAAACGGCATTGTGACACTTATAGGGGCGTCAACTCAGAACCCTTTTTTCTCAATAATCCCGGCGCTGTCATCAAGGTCCATGATCTTCCAGTTTTTCCCTTTGAAAGAGGCGGAAATAAAAGTCATGTTACAGCGCGCCCTGCAAGACCGGGAAAAGGGGATTGGCGAGCTGGAGATAAAACTGGAGCCGGATGCCGCGGATTTCATAGCAACAATGTGTGAAGGCGATGCGAGAAGGGCCTTGAACATACTTGAGATGGGCGCCTTTATCATCAAAAGCACAAACCGCCCTTCTTTCGATATTAAGCTGGCAAAAGAGGTTTTGCAGAATAAGACGTTATACTACAGCGAAGATGAGCATTACGACACTATATCGGCTTTTATAAAAAGTATGAGGGGCAGTGACCCAGACGCGGTTTTATACTGGCTGGCAAAGATGATAGAGGCAGGGGAAGACCCGCTTTACATCGCCCGCAGGATCGTAATCTGCGCGTCGGAGGATGTGGGCAATGCAGACCCCAGGGCGCTTGAAATAGCGGTCGCCGCTTTTCAGGCTGTCGAGTCGATCGGCATGCCTGAGGGACGCATCCCGTTGGCCCAGGCGGCGATCTATATCGCGCTGGCCCCAAAGAGCAATTCATCTTACAAAGGGATAGACAACGCCCTGACATATGTCAGGGAAGAAAGACTTTCGCCTGTGCCGTCATACCTGAAAAGCGCAAACTATAAAGGCGCGTCACGCCTCGGCGCAGGAACAGGATACAAATATCCGCATGATTATAAAGGTCATCATGTGGACCAACAATATATGACCAACAATAAAAATTTCTTTTTCCCGTCAGACCAGGGATACGAGAAGATATTCAAGAAGAGACTAAGTAAAAGGAGGAGCAGATAATGATTAACATCGTGGTTATTGCCGCAGGTCTTATCGTAGGTTTTGTGCTGTCGTTCATATACTTCAAAATTAGCACAAGCAAGAAGTCAAAAGAGTTGGAAGAAAGGGCGCAGAGACTTTTGCATGAAGCTGAAAAAGAGGCCGCCAACCTGAAAAAAGAGGCACAGCTTGAGGCCGCTGATACGGGTCTCCGTTTAAAGGCAGAGGCTGAAAAAGAGCTGAAAGAAAGGCGCTCGGAACTTAACCTTTTCGAAAAGAGGGTCCGCCAGAGAGAAGAGATGTTCGACAGGAAATTAGAGCAGCTTGACAGGAAGGAAACCTTCTTCAGCAAGAAGGAAAGGGAGTTCAACAACAGGGAAAAGGGGCTGCTGGAGAAAGAGCAGAACGCTGAAGCCCTTTTGAAAAAACAGAACGAGGTGCTGGCCCAGGTTGCAACCCTTTCAGTTGAGGACGCAAAAAATGAGCTTATGCACAGGATCGAAGAAGAGTCGAGATATGAGGCGGCAAAGATAGCAAAACGCATTGAAGATGAAGCAATTGAGTGCGCCGACAGAAAGTCCAAGGAGATCATGAGCATCGCCATTCAGCGGTATGCGAACGAGTACGTCGCCGACTACACTATCTCAACTGTCAGCCTTCCAAATGACGAGATGAAGGGAAGGATAATCGGCAGAGAGGGCAGGAACATCAGGACGCTTGAAGCCGCAACAGGAGTTGAATTCATAGTAGACGATACCCCCGAAACGGTTTTACTGTCCTGTTTTGACCCTGTAAGAAGAGAGATCGGAAGGATCTCACTTGAGCGTCTCATCGCCGACGGCAGGATACATCCCACAAGGATTGAAGAGATCGTAGAGAAAGTCAGGAAGGAGATTGACGCGTTAATAAAAGAAGAAGGCGAGAAGGCGATCTTTGACCTGGGCCTTCACGGCATTCATCCTGAACTTGTAAGGCTGATCGGAAGGTTGAGATACAGGACCTCATACGGTCAGAACGTTCTTCAGCATTCCAGAGAGGTTGCGTCCCTTGCAAGCATGATGGCCGGAGAGCTCAAGGTGGATTCAAAACTTGCAAAAAGGGCCGGGATACTCCATGACATAGGAAAGGCCGTGGACAGTGAAGTTGAAGGCACGCATCAGGGAATTGGCGCTGATCTGGCGAGAAAGTACGGAGAGAACGCCAAGGTTGTTAACGCCATTGCCGTTCATCACGGGGAAGGCGACCCTGCAACTGTAGAGGCCTCACTTGTTGCTGCTGCAGATGCCCTTTCCGCTGCGAGACCCGGGGCGAGAAAAGAAACTCTGACGGATTATATAAAACGTGTTGAGAAGCTTGAAGAGATAGCGACTTCAGTTGAAGGCGTAAACAGGTCCTATGCGATACAGGCAGGAAGGGAAGTGCGGATCATCGTGAAACCTGAAGAGGTGAACGATGAACTGTGCGCTCAGATATCAAGGACCCTGGCCAAGAAGATTGAAGGCGAGCTTACTTATCCTGGACAGATCAAGGTCACGGTGATCAGGGAATCAAGATTCGTGGAATACGCGAAATAAATAAGAATAATGGGACAAAGGCACAACGGCCCGGATTTGTTTGCTCTTTGTGCCTTTGCATCTTTGTGCCTTTGCGCCTGCTAATTATTATGAAAATATTATTCATCGGAGACATTGTCGGAAAGCCGGGAAGGAACGCCGTCAAGGAGGGGCTTCCCGACCTTATCAATAAACTAAAGATAGACTTTGTTATTGCAAATGGGGAGAATGCAGCCGGCGGTTTCGGAATAACTCAGGAGACCGGGGAAGAGATACTCGCCCTAGGCGTTCACGTGCTTACTTCCGGGAACCATATATGGGACAAGAAAGACGCGCTCTCATATATTACAAAGGAAAACCGGCTGCTGAGGCCCGCCAATTATCCATCAGACGTTCCGGGATTCGGAAGCATAATCATGAACACCGCTGCCGGTGAGAAGATCGCAGTTTTAAATCTTTCCGGCAGGGTCTTTATGAACCAGCTTGATTGCCCTTTTCAGGTAGCGCGGAGAGAGCTGTCCGAGATTAAAAAACAGGCCAAAGTCATCATCGTTGATTTCCACGCGGAAGCAACATCGGAAAAATCCGCGATGGGCCATTTCCTTGACGGAGAGGTAAGCGCCGTTATCGGCACTCATACTCACGTTCAAACTGCGGATGAGAAGATCCTGCCAAAAGGCACAGCGTTCATCACGGACGTTGGAATGACGGGACCCGCGGACTCCGTCATCGGAGTGAAGAAGGAACAGATAATACAGAAGTTCCTCACGCAAATACCTGTCCGTTTTGAAACCGCAAAGGGCGAATCAGTGCTTTCCTGCGTTGCATTGGAGATCAATTCAAGGACAGGAATGGCGACATCCATCCAGAGACTGCATCTGACCTTCGCTTAATTCAGAAGAACCACAGAGGACACAGAGAATTTTAATTGAAGACATATTTTCTGGATGCCCGATTAAAAATTTCGGGCATGACGAATATTGAAACTAACCAAAAATGCAAACAAGGAGTTCCGCTGTTGACTGGAACTCCTTGTGCTTTGAAGTAATTATTTTATTGCTTGTTTGAGAGCTTTTCCGGCAGAAAATCTTGGGACTTTTGCAGCAGGTATTTTTATTTCCGCTCCTGTTCTCGGATTGCGGCCTTTCCTGGCTTTTCTTTTTGAAACAGAGAAGGTCCCAAATCCGACGAGGGTCACTTTCCCGCCTTTCTTAAGCGTTTTTGTAACTCCGTCAATCAGGGAATCAAGCGCCTTTGCAGCGGCGGCCTTTGATATCCCGGCCCCGTTTGCAACCGAATCAATCAGTTCAGCTTTAGTCATGTATTCCTCCTTTCATAAAAAAATTGATGTTCAAAAAAACATCAATGATGAAAGATACCAAAGGCATAAATGTTTGTCAATACATTTCGACTAATAAAAAAATTAATCTTTATGAATGAAAACATCGCCGTCTTCATTCATGAAATGTTTGCGGGACCCATTATTGCGGACTGTAAAATATTTATTTGCTTTGATGAAGTGAGAAGCGGGTCCGGGAAACTATTTCAGGAGCTCGACATACTCCAAGGCTTCCCTGCTTCTTTTGATATCTTTGTCCTTCTCCGCCACTATCCTGAAATGCTCCAGCGCCCTGCCTCTTTCCCCTGACCTGAGAAATGATCTGGCAAGTTCCCAGTGGGCGTCCATATAATCAGGCATGATGCCTATCGCCTTTGAGAATTCATCAATAGCGGAACGGTCATCCCCGAGTTTCACATAGACAAGACCGAGGTTAAAGTTTGCCACCGGGAAGACCGGGTTTCTGATGAGCGCCTCCCTGAGGACTTTAGCGGCGCTGTCATAGTCGCCTTTTTTGTAATACGCGTACCCCATGCTTGCATACGCCTTTTCAGGCGTGAGATATACGGGATTGGTCAATGCGGCCTTGAAGCTTTTGACTGCCTCATCCCAGTTGCCCATGTCCAGATATACCAGCCCGAGATTGTTCATGGCATCGGAATAATTAGGATCCAGAGATATCGCTTGTTTGTAGTAGTCAACTGCTTCATCATATTTATTAAAGCGCGAGCTTATGTATCCGAGATAGTTATAAGTTTCCTTGTTTTTCGGGTCCAGCTTGAGCGCCTTCTGGAATTCTATAAACGCTTCATTAAGCTGGCCGTTGCTTAAATAAACATATCCGAGCTTGTTGTGCCCCTCTGCCTCCTTCATGTCTTCAGGGTTCGTCATGGTAGCGCACGAGGCAAGAAACAGCGCGAAGAGTAAAGAGCAGAGAACAGAATTTATGGAGACGTATGATTTTGACATAAGTGTGCAATCCTCCCGGCAAAGTGTAACGACAGGCTAAACTTAACAGAAACATGTAAAGAATTCAAGGAGAGAGTGTATTGTGCAAGACCATTTTTTGCTTGACAAATCATTGCCGTTATGATTCAATTGATTCAATTGAATCATCCCAATGGAGGACATAAGTAATGAATGAACTGAGCAACAAAGTGTTGAGCGCCTACGTCAGGGGTATTTACAGTAAATATGAAGAAAGATGTTCCATCGACCCCCAGCAGCTTCAGAAGATTATGTCCGAACACGGGATCAATTACGTGGACCACAGCTGCTGCGACGGCTTCTGCCCGGATTGCGAACAGATCCTCAGTTGCGAGGCCTATGAAGAGTTAAAAGGCGAGTGGGAGGGGTTTTATACGTAGGAATACTCAACCATAATCAGCAGAGGTGGACTTTTTATGTTTGAACATCATAAAAAACCGTTAATCAGCCGGGCGGAATTTATCCGCAGACAGATAATGTATGCCGGGTTTTCGATGATAGTGCTGGCCTTCTCGATCGGCCTGGGTATGGCTGGTTATCATGTCTGGGGCGGGCTTGCGTGGATGGATTCCTTCCTGAACGCGTCAATGATATTGACCGGGATGGGGCCCGTTGATCACCTGAACACTGACAGCGGAAAATTGTTCGCCGCTCTTTACGCGCTGTTCAGCGGCATATCGTTCCTTACATTTGTGGCAGTGCTTTTCGCGCCGGTATATCACCGGTTTTTGCATAAACTGCATCTCGATATTGAAGAGGACATAGAGGCCGGATAGATGTTGCGGGAAAGTTGATTGAATGGACAAGCTCATCGGCATAGGGTTTTACCGGAAGGAGCAATGGCCCCTTTTGCTTGAAAGCGCCGATGACATCGACGCGATGGTAAAAGTGTACGACGAGTGGATGAAGGGGATCCAGAGGCTGATTGAAAATATAAGGATGGAGGGGATCGAGCCCGTTACTGTGGAAATAGATATAAATGAACTATTGGAATATTGCAGGGAACATAATCTGAAAAACAACGGTGAGACGCGATCACAGTTTGTAGCGGAATTATTGAGAAGCGGGAGATGTGAAAAAACCGGGCATTGTTCTTTATAAAGCGCCCGGCGGAAATATCCGCAGTCCTTATTCTGCCATTTGCTTCGCCTGGTATTACGGTTAGAAAAAGTATGCAGACCTACAACATTTACAAGCTCCTGAAAGAAGAACTCAAGAACGGCTCA from Nitrospirota bacterium includes the following:
- a CDS encoding isocitrate/isopropylmalate dehydrogenase family protein encodes the protein MYRITLIPGDGTGPEITEAVRRVLEATGVSFEWDIQNAGEDVYHQEGNPLPDRVIESIKRSKVALKGPITTPVGTGFRSVNVTLRQAMDLYSCLRPCKSYQGARTRYENIDLVIVRENTEDLYAGIEYQKGSEGAKAIIDLVKKFSSKDIRPDSGISIKPISVFGTERIVRFAFEYARKNKRRKVTSVHKANIMKHSDGLFLEVSREVAKKYPDIEFEDKIIDNMCMQLVQKPELYDVLVLPNLYGDIISDLAAGLIGGLGLAPGANLGSEYAVFEATHGSAPKYKGLNKVNPLAMMLSGVMMLRHLGETAAAEKLDSAIASVIKEGKHVTYDMKPAPDDPTAATTSGVADAIISKITK
- a CDS encoding HlyC/CorC family transporter encodes the protein MDPETLSFILIIICLLFIALLSSSEVAFISVNRIRLRHLIEKGSSNAAIVQKIRDQHDRLFSAVILSGNLFTVLATSIGTALAIDYLGEDKGIIIATVVMTVLTVVFGELTPKTFAVTYAEGISLALARPMEIFIKFISPFVWVFNKMSNGIIRMFGGEIKPAPQFLTEEEMKSMIKLGEEEGALEKEEKEMLHNVFAFGDKKVTEAMVPRTEVVAVPEDAIVADVLSLVSDEGYSRYPVIMENVDNIIGVLYVKDILRKMSREEVSPNSPIKSFIRDAYYIPESKMVTSLLDEMQKNKFQIAIVLDEHGGTAGLITLEDIMEEIVGGLQDEFEAIEAEKEVEIVDERTFVVSGSTGIDEINELVGIELDSQEYHTIGGLLFGLFGRLPKIGEQLRYHGLRFLILEMDGKKIEKVKITKL
- a CDS encoding cytochrome c3 family protein — its product is MSKFRPGLLFLLLLFFSSTSSAQVSRLSSTRVEGVSTPQPQSKNAGSIDVHTWHVSKCSICHLASNPDLEPAALVIPDQSRLCESCHKDTVTILPSHRLQSDIVKMANHPIKFSPLNFDRKKINHNIVREGKFFYVSGDKGKVPLFGETPETAVAECATCHDPHGKSKLPKLARVDNSKNAICLACHLNY
- a CDS encoding phosphohydrolase, which translates into the protein MLKDGCPGSNDIKQPKPEDIKCRHCGKEIEIWSDETEARCKHCGKMNLRAIGPTCLDWCAFAKECVGEAKYKRLKAGIN
- the tatC gene encoding twin-arginine translocase subunit TatC, giving the protein MDKAPLTEHLVELRNRIVITLATVGIAFGICFYYSEFIFGMLTAPMRSTIAFSLKDPYISYIPSQNPDLNLVFLAPAEAFWMHMKIAFISACIISSPVIFWEIWKFIAPGLLPKEKKYAIPFIFTTTFLFLIGALFCFGIILPFAIDFLLNYKTQNIKPMISAEKYIDFCLKFILAFGAVFEMPVIIVFLTRMGIVTTDFLAKNRKYAVLIVFIVAGILTPTPDAFNQILMAVPMLILYEAGLLASKILNRKKKSAEEGA
- a CDS encoding twin-arginine translocase TatA/TatE family subunit, with the translated sequence MFDLGAQELIVIFIVAFLVFGPKRLPELGRTLGKGIRELKAAINNLKNSIDESELNVAKEIKDIKTDLADSIYKSIEPEINKITEVVENKKPGNPAVDNAGAAPVEEKKEKTEPGKDG
- a CDS encoding 4-hydroxy-tetrahydrodipicolinate synthase; its protein translation is MFKGSIVAIVTPFKNGKVDEKALGELIEWHIKEGTNAIVPCGTTGESATLDYEEHYRVIEITVKAVNKRIPVIAGTGANATDETIMITKKAKDLGADGALLVSPYYNKPTQEGLYLHYKAVAEAVDIPMLLYNVPGRTAVNMLPQTVARLAGVKNIVGIKEATGDMRQASDIIRLCGDRFDVISGDDFTTFTMLALGGKGVISVSANVAPRDVSAMIAAWEAGNINEARRLHFKLEPLNQAMFIETNPIPAKTALSMMGKIQEEFRLPLCPMSSDNKEKLRNVLVNYGVVSK
- a CDS encoding replication-associated recombination protein A, whose product is MELLRTAKKAPLAWRMQPQSLDEFVGQAHILGQGKPLREAIERDSISSLILYGPPGTGKTALAHIIAKKTHAHFISLNAVTSGIADIKEALKEARGVDRAILFIDEIHRFNKVQQDALLPDVENGIVTLIGASTQNPFFSIIPALSSRSMIFQFFPLKEAEIKVMLQRALQDREKGIGELEIKLEPDAADFIATMCEGDARRALNILEMGAFIIKSTNRPSFDIKLAKEVLQNKTLYYSEDEHYDTISAFIKSMRGSDPDAVLYWLAKMIEAGEDPLYIARRIVICASEDVGNADPRALEIAVAAFQAVESIGMPEGRIPLAQAAIYIALAPKSNSSYKGIDNALTYVREERLSPVPSYLKSANYKGASRLGAGTGYKYPHDYKGHHVDQQYMTNNKNFFFPSDQGYEKIFKKRLSKRRSR